A stretch of the Clavibacter sp. B3I6 genome encodes the following:
- a CDS encoding recombinase family protein — translation MGKLIGYARVSTRQQDTDRQSTDLLAAGVRRDDLYVDHGVSGARASRPAFDEALRALHDDDTLVITTLDRLGRSTQNMLALAEDLRGRGASLRVLNLGGGDVDTATPMGSMVFTVMAALAQMELEIKRERVTDSVSKRRAAGKDLGGRRQAFTDSQVKNAARLIDAGEPAAQVARDMGMSRATLYRRLRDIQRAEAAAAITS, via the coding sequence GTGGGCAAGCTCATCGGGTACGCACGGGTGTCAACACGTCAGCAGGACACGGACCGACAGTCGACGGACCTCCTCGCGGCCGGCGTTCGGCGCGACGACCTCTATGTCGACCACGGTGTCTCCGGTGCTCGCGCGTCCCGACCCGCCTTCGATGAAGCGCTGCGCGCGCTGCACGACGACGACACCCTCGTCATCACCACGCTTGACCGGCTCGGCCGGTCGACGCAGAACATGCTCGCCCTCGCGGAGGACCTGCGGGGGAGAGGGGCGTCCCTTCGAGTACTGAACCTCGGCGGGGGAGACGTGGACACCGCAACCCCGATGGGATCGATGGTGTTCACCGTGATGGCGGCTCTCGCGCAGATGGAGCTCGAGATCAAGCGGGAGCGGGTCACCGACTCGGTGTCGAAGCGGCGGGCGGCGGGCAAGGACCTGGGCGGCCGGCGCCAGGCCTTCACCGACAGTCAGGTCAAGAACGCGGCCCGACTGATCGATGCCGGAGAGCCGGCCGCCCAGGTCGCGCGCGACATGGGCATGTCGAGGGCGACGCTATACCGCCGACTTCGGGATATTCAGAGAGCCGAGGCAGCGGCCGCGATCACCAGCTGA
- a CDS encoding TetR/AcrR family transcriptional regulator → MRARTTTPCWRRPAAVFADQGADASLRVIARRADVGLATLLRNFPTRDALLEVLLHNGFQELAEQGRALMAAEDPRAALLTWLREFIRCADVYRGAVEVMASAIEDQDSALHAACVEMRTSGAQLLARAQHAGVARADLDGADLFLLAAGFAWTGSQASTPARREHVLDVQLASLVL, encoded by the coding sequence ATGCGCGCAAGAACTACGACGCCCTGCTGGAGGCGGCCCGCCGCGGTCTTCGCCGACCAGGGCGCCGATGCCTCGCTCCGCGTGATCGCTCGCCGAGCCGACGTGGGGCTGGCGACGCTGCTCCGGAACTTCCCGACCCGAGATGCCCTGCTCGAGGTGCTGCTGCACAACGGCTTCCAGGAGCTGGCCGAGCAAGGCCGTGCGCTGATGGCGGCCGAGGACCCCCGCGCCGCGCTCCTCACCTGGTTGCGGGAGTTCATCAGATGCGCAGACGTCTACCGCGGTGCCGTCGAGGTCATGGCGTCGGCGATCGAGGACCAGGATTCAGCGCTGCATGCGGCGTGCGTCGAGATGCGGACGTCGGGCGCCCAGCTGCTCGCGCGCGCGCAGCACGCCGGCGTCGCCCGGGCTGACCTGGATGGCGCGGACCTGTTCCTCCTCGCCGCGGGTTTCGCGTGGACGGGCAGTCAGGCATCCACGCCTGCTCGCCGCGAGCACGTCCTCGATGTGCAGCTCGCGTCGCTCGTGCTGTGA
- a CDS encoding RNA polymerase sigma factor, producing MSRRIPSIETSRITAALEDASRDLLAFLARRAGDDDAADLLADVALTAWRRRSSMPEQSEGARMWLFGIARNTLANAQRSERRRWSLADRVRNEMTTATPTAGPDTDQALEIRAALDTLEPDDAELVRLIHWDGFSVRESAELLGLNESTARSRHARAKNALRQALEPEQPK from the coding sequence ATGAGCCGGCGCATCCCGTCCATCGAGACCTCCCGCATCACCGCCGCTCTCGAGGACGCGTCCCGCGACCTGCTCGCGTTCCTCGCACGGCGAGCCGGTGACGACGACGCGGCGGATCTCCTCGCGGACGTCGCCCTGACCGCCTGGCGACGCCGATCCTCGATGCCGGAACAGTCAGAGGGTGCACGGATGTGGCTCTTCGGCATCGCCCGCAACACGCTAGCAAACGCACAGCGCAGCGAACGGCGCCGATGGAGCCTCGCAGACCGGGTCCGCAACGAGATGACGACCGCGACCCCCACAGCCGGCCCAGACACCGACCAAGCACTCGAGATCCGTGCCGCCCTTGACACCCTCGAGCCGGATGACGCCGAGCTCGTCCGACTGATCCACTGGGACGGCTTCTCCGTCCGAGAATCGGCCGAGCTGCTCGGACTCAACGAGTCAACGGCACGCAGCCGACATGCGCGCGCGAAGAACGCCCTACGACAGGCACTCGAACCCGAACAGCCGAAGTGA